The following proteins are encoded in a genomic region of Thunnus maccoyii chromosome 8, fThuMac1.1, whole genome shotgun sequence:
- the tex11 gene encoding testis-expressed protein 11 isoform X1, with translation MVPPGQTSRAYMTTLISGKTSNMDRFILTVKCLTDKFLQKQQTDYSEVIEKIFSEVSGLEDSTKILDPQLEECAIQLWNWAVTKNVGTTISKIQKAKVRHVACSLLYCCEPENPTEGIIRKQILMASKTGRTWLDCKNPQMADNFLRLAVKSLETLYSQLTSRSDGAADISSSKGDVEKDLLRILSCQAESAISQGNNHEAVVCMQRCKDMLLRLPKETVYLSLMCYNFGIDTYNMRKFEDSAFWLSQSYDIGKMNVKYAPGSEVQAKVLRLLATVYLEWDCQRFHEKALNAVSLANKECASASGRYLKIRILLRCGASDDHIRAGLNEMLESEVSLEVCLSTVKLLMSEDREVLGFEYLKRVGQHFESSPDLGTALVLHVELLLQRGKELLGKQKIEDIITGHYTGKQLTPQALTSLHVMLWDKASKHFEARNYSEALQWYNYSLSFFKAGQMDSNLAKLQRNRASCFLQLKQLEKAKEAIKEAERCDPDSIFTQFSVYKIAVQENNVEKAAEAVNAMGLLSKSPMASEDKLLVSENAASNLLSLAAQIALENEQQDTAMKALESLCENSKDEAQVLTALRCLVRLVLSTIERSSDDMRNVNLDVLLPYLKMALQKVSHQSCMTVEKRTEEANWFRKIAWNSALQCESSPDRMRDFFVLSYQLSQLCPPDRTVLMGQKTCLLMAAAASLELCRKSPHSAQTEELTQALEHIQICWEVWKTLKASGSFPMDPTDTLLLLYEFEARAKLNDPKVETVLESVLELENIETKVLETIAALAMEPPAHFPLLCKKALRVALSLHKKQPQADLARCSKCVHSLIKLSLPSGVSEVEAHVLEEVWGYYEEALSIIAAALDDFPEMEILWLLTRAWNTGILLYSLAQYPEAEKWCGLAMSFVRHLGSLQESYEMQMSGLYSEILDRLDKAKRNLIMEE, from the exons ATGGTCCCACCTGGACAAACTTCGCGGGCATATATGACAACTCTTATCAGTGGTAAAACCTCAAACATGGACCGCTTTATTTTAACTGTGAAAT GCCTCACAGATAAGTTTCTGCAGAAACAGCAGACAGATTACAGTGAAGTGATAGAGAAGATCTTCTCTGAAGTCTCTGGCCTAGAGGATTCCACCAAAATACTAGATCCACAG CTTGAGGAATGTGCCATCCAGTTGTGGAACTGGGCAGTTACTAAGAATGTGGGCACCACCATAAGTAAAATTCAGAAAGCCAAAG TGCGCCATGTCGCATGCAGTCTTTTGTACTGCTGTGAGCCTGAGAATCCAACAGAGGGCATCATCCGCAAGCAGATCCTG ATGGCCAGCAAAACAGGAAGAACCTGGCTAGACTGCAAAAATCCCCAGATGGCAGATAACTTCTTAAGGCTTGCTGTCAAg AGCCTGGAAACCCTCTATAGTCAACTAACATCCAGAAGTGACGGCgcagctgacatcagctcatcCAAAGGCGATGTTGAGAAGGATCTGCTTCGAATTCTCTCCTGCCAGGCAGAATCG GCCATAAGTCAAGGGAATAACCATGAGGCTGTGGTCTGCATGCAGCGCTGTAAAGACATGCTGCTGCGGCTACCAAAAGAA ACTGTGTACCTCTCCCTTATGTGCTACAACTTTGGAATAGACACTTACAACATGAGAAAGTTTGAGGACAGTGCATTCTGGTTGAG cCAAAGCTATGACATCGGGAAGATGAATGTCAAATACGCTCCCGGATCTGAAGTCCAG GCCAAGGTTTTGCGGCTCCTTGCCACTGTTTACTTGGAGTGGGACTGTCAGAGGTTTCATGAGAAGGCTCTTAATGCTGTCAGCTTAGCCAACAAG GAATGTGCGAGCGCCTCTGGGCGGTACTTAAAGATCAGAATACTCCTGAGATGTGGGGCCTCAGACGATCATATCAGAGCAG GACTTAATGAGATGCTGGAATCTGAGGTTTCTCTTGAAGTGTGTCTCAGCACAGTGAAACTACTCATGTCTGAAGACAG AGAAGTGCTGGGATTCGAATATTTGAAACGTGTGGGTCAGCACTTTGAGTCGTCCCCCGACCTTGGAACTGCTCTTGTTTTGCACGTTGAGCTGCTACTACAGAGAGGCAAAGAGCTGTTGGGCAAACAGAAAATAGAGGATATCATCACTG GCCACTACACAGGTAAACAACTGACTCCACAGGCTCTCACAAGTCTACATGTCATGCTGTGGGATAAAGCATCCAAACACTTTGAG GCCAGAAACTACTCTGAGGCTCTGCAGTGGTATAACTACTCCCTGAGTTTCTTTAAGGCAGGTCAGATGGACTCCAACTTGGCTAAACTGCAGAGGAACAGAGCTTCCTGTTTCCTGCAACTAAAGCAACTGGAAAAG GCAAAAGAAGCAATTAAAGAAGCAGAGAGATGTGATCCTGACAGCATTTTCACTCAGTTCAGTGTTTACAAGATTGCAGTGCAGGAGAACAATGTGGAGAAAG CTGCAGAGGCAGTGAATGCAATGGGACTTCTGTCCAAGAGTCCTATGGCCAGTGAGGACAAACTCCTGGTATCTGAAAATGCTGCTTCCAATCTCCTCAGTCTGGCTGCTCAGATTGCTTTGGAG AATGAACAACAGGACACGGCCATGAAGGCCCTGGAGAGTTTGTGTGAAAACTCCAAAGATGAAGCCCAGGTTCTGACTGCTCTCAG GTGTTTGGTTCGACTTGTGCTCTCCACAATAGAAAGATCGAGTGATGACATGAG GAATGTCAATCTGGATGTCCTGCTTCCATATCTAAAAATGG ctctgcagaAAGTTTCACACCAATCTTGCATGACTGTTGAGAAACGCACAGAGGAAGCTAACTGGTTCAGGAAGATTG CTTGGAACTCGGCTCTGCAGTGCGAGAGCAGCCCTGACAGAATGAGGGATTTCTTTGTGCTCTCTTACCAG CTCTCCCAGCTGTGCCCTCCTGATCGAACAGTGCTCATGGGCCAGAAGACATGTCTGCTaatggctgctgctgcctctttgGAGCTCTGCAGGAAGTCTCCTCACTCAGCCCAG ACTGAAGAGCTTACTCAGGCTCTGGAGCATATTCAGATCTGTTGGGAGGTGTGGAAAACCCTGAAAGCATCAG GAAGCTTCCCAATGGACCCAACAgacactctgctgctgttgtatgAGTTTGAGGCTCGTGCTAAGCTGAATGACCCCAAGGTTGAGACAGTACTGGAGTCCGTCCTGGAGCTTGAAAACATTGAAACCAAAGTGCTAGAGACCATTGCag CCTTAGCCATGGAGCCCCCAGCCCACTTCCCTCTGCTGTGTAAGAAGGCCTTGAGAgttgctctctctctgcacaAGAAACAACCACAGGCTGACCTGGCGCGCTGCAG CAAGTGTGTTCACAGCCTGATCAAGCTGTCCCTCCCAAGCGGTGTGTCAGAGGTGGAGGCCCATGTGCTTGAGGAAGTGTGGGGCTACTATGAGGAGGCCCTGTCCATCATTGCAGCCGCA CTGGACGACTTCCCAGAGATGGAGATCCTGTGGTTGCTGACTCGTGCTTGGAACACAGGAATATTGCTGTACAGCCTGGCTCAGTACCCCGAGGCTGAGAAGTGGTGTGGGCTAGCCATGAGCTTCGTCCGCCACCTGGGATCCCTGCAGGAGAGCTACGAGATGCAG ATGTCTGGTCTCTACAGTGAAATCCTGGACAGGTTGGACAAAGCCAAGAGGAACCTCATAATGGAAGAATAA
- the tex11 gene encoding testis-expressed protein 11 isoform X2: MVPPGQTSRAYMTTLISGKTSNMDRFILTVKCLTDKFLQKQQTDYSEVIEKIFSEVSGLEDSTKILDPQLEECAIQLWNWAVTKNVGTTISKIQKAKVRHVACSLLYCCEPENPTEGIIRKQILSLETLYSQLTSRSDGAADISSSKGDVEKDLLRILSCQAESAISQGNNHEAVVCMQRCKDMLLRLPKETVYLSLMCYNFGIDTYNMRKFEDSAFWLSQSYDIGKMNVKYAPGSEVQAKVLRLLATVYLEWDCQRFHEKALNAVSLANKECASASGRYLKIRILLRCGASDDHIRAGLNEMLESEVSLEVCLSTVKLLMSEDREVLGFEYLKRVGQHFESSPDLGTALVLHVELLLQRGKELLGKQKIEDIITGHYTGKQLTPQALTSLHVMLWDKASKHFEARNYSEALQWYNYSLSFFKAGQMDSNLAKLQRNRASCFLQLKQLEKAKEAIKEAERCDPDSIFTQFSVYKIAVQENNVEKAAEAVNAMGLLSKSPMASEDKLLVSENAASNLLSLAAQIALENEQQDTAMKALESLCENSKDEAQVLTALRCLVRLVLSTIERSSDDMRNVNLDVLLPYLKMALQKVSHQSCMTVEKRTEEANWFRKIAWNSALQCESSPDRMRDFFVLSYQLSQLCPPDRTVLMGQKTCLLMAAAASLELCRKSPHSAQTEELTQALEHIQICWEVWKTLKASGSFPMDPTDTLLLLYEFEARAKLNDPKVETVLESVLELENIETKVLETIAALAMEPPAHFPLLCKKALRVALSLHKKQPQADLARCSKCVHSLIKLSLPSGVSEVEAHVLEEVWGYYEEALSIIAAALDDFPEMEILWLLTRAWNTGILLYSLAQYPEAEKWCGLAMSFVRHLGSLQESYEMQMSGLYSEILDRLDKAKRNLIMEE; this comes from the exons ATGGTCCCACCTGGACAAACTTCGCGGGCATATATGACAACTCTTATCAGTGGTAAAACCTCAAACATGGACCGCTTTATTTTAACTGTGAAAT GCCTCACAGATAAGTTTCTGCAGAAACAGCAGACAGATTACAGTGAAGTGATAGAGAAGATCTTCTCTGAAGTCTCTGGCCTAGAGGATTCCACCAAAATACTAGATCCACAG CTTGAGGAATGTGCCATCCAGTTGTGGAACTGGGCAGTTACTAAGAATGTGGGCACCACCATAAGTAAAATTCAGAAAGCCAAAG TGCGCCATGTCGCATGCAGTCTTTTGTACTGCTGTGAGCCTGAGAATCCAACAGAGGGCATCATCCGCAAGCAGATCCTG AGCCTGGAAACCCTCTATAGTCAACTAACATCCAGAAGTGACGGCgcagctgacatcagctcatcCAAAGGCGATGTTGAGAAGGATCTGCTTCGAATTCTCTCCTGCCAGGCAGAATCG GCCATAAGTCAAGGGAATAACCATGAGGCTGTGGTCTGCATGCAGCGCTGTAAAGACATGCTGCTGCGGCTACCAAAAGAA ACTGTGTACCTCTCCCTTATGTGCTACAACTTTGGAATAGACACTTACAACATGAGAAAGTTTGAGGACAGTGCATTCTGGTTGAG cCAAAGCTATGACATCGGGAAGATGAATGTCAAATACGCTCCCGGATCTGAAGTCCAG GCCAAGGTTTTGCGGCTCCTTGCCACTGTTTACTTGGAGTGGGACTGTCAGAGGTTTCATGAGAAGGCTCTTAATGCTGTCAGCTTAGCCAACAAG GAATGTGCGAGCGCCTCTGGGCGGTACTTAAAGATCAGAATACTCCTGAGATGTGGGGCCTCAGACGATCATATCAGAGCAG GACTTAATGAGATGCTGGAATCTGAGGTTTCTCTTGAAGTGTGTCTCAGCACAGTGAAACTACTCATGTCTGAAGACAG AGAAGTGCTGGGATTCGAATATTTGAAACGTGTGGGTCAGCACTTTGAGTCGTCCCCCGACCTTGGAACTGCTCTTGTTTTGCACGTTGAGCTGCTACTACAGAGAGGCAAAGAGCTGTTGGGCAAACAGAAAATAGAGGATATCATCACTG GCCACTACACAGGTAAACAACTGACTCCACAGGCTCTCACAAGTCTACATGTCATGCTGTGGGATAAAGCATCCAAACACTTTGAG GCCAGAAACTACTCTGAGGCTCTGCAGTGGTATAACTACTCCCTGAGTTTCTTTAAGGCAGGTCAGATGGACTCCAACTTGGCTAAACTGCAGAGGAACAGAGCTTCCTGTTTCCTGCAACTAAAGCAACTGGAAAAG GCAAAAGAAGCAATTAAAGAAGCAGAGAGATGTGATCCTGACAGCATTTTCACTCAGTTCAGTGTTTACAAGATTGCAGTGCAGGAGAACAATGTGGAGAAAG CTGCAGAGGCAGTGAATGCAATGGGACTTCTGTCCAAGAGTCCTATGGCCAGTGAGGACAAACTCCTGGTATCTGAAAATGCTGCTTCCAATCTCCTCAGTCTGGCTGCTCAGATTGCTTTGGAG AATGAACAACAGGACACGGCCATGAAGGCCCTGGAGAGTTTGTGTGAAAACTCCAAAGATGAAGCCCAGGTTCTGACTGCTCTCAG GTGTTTGGTTCGACTTGTGCTCTCCACAATAGAAAGATCGAGTGATGACATGAG GAATGTCAATCTGGATGTCCTGCTTCCATATCTAAAAATGG ctctgcagaAAGTTTCACACCAATCTTGCATGACTGTTGAGAAACGCACAGAGGAAGCTAACTGGTTCAGGAAGATTG CTTGGAACTCGGCTCTGCAGTGCGAGAGCAGCCCTGACAGAATGAGGGATTTCTTTGTGCTCTCTTACCAG CTCTCCCAGCTGTGCCCTCCTGATCGAACAGTGCTCATGGGCCAGAAGACATGTCTGCTaatggctgctgctgcctctttgGAGCTCTGCAGGAAGTCTCCTCACTCAGCCCAG ACTGAAGAGCTTACTCAGGCTCTGGAGCATATTCAGATCTGTTGGGAGGTGTGGAAAACCCTGAAAGCATCAG GAAGCTTCCCAATGGACCCAACAgacactctgctgctgttgtatgAGTTTGAGGCTCGTGCTAAGCTGAATGACCCCAAGGTTGAGACAGTACTGGAGTCCGTCCTGGAGCTTGAAAACATTGAAACCAAAGTGCTAGAGACCATTGCag CCTTAGCCATGGAGCCCCCAGCCCACTTCCCTCTGCTGTGTAAGAAGGCCTTGAGAgttgctctctctctgcacaAGAAACAACCACAGGCTGACCTGGCGCGCTGCAG CAAGTGTGTTCACAGCCTGATCAAGCTGTCCCTCCCAAGCGGTGTGTCAGAGGTGGAGGCCCATGTGCTTGAGGAAGTGTGGGGCTACTATGAGGAGGCCCTGTCCATCATTGCAGCCGCA CTGGACGACTTCCCAGAGATGGAGATCCTGTGGTTGCTGACTCGTGCTTGGAACACAGGAATATTGCTGTACAGCCTGGCTCAGTACCCCGAGGCTGAGAAGTGGTGTGGGCTAGCCATGAGCTTCGTCCGCCACCTGGGATCCCTGCAGGAGAGCTACGAGATGCAG ATGTCTGGTCTCTACAGTGAAATCCTGGACAGGTTGGACAAAGCCAAGAGGAACCTCATAATGGAAGAATAA